A window from Opitutia bacterium ISCC 52 encodes these proteins:
- a CDS encoding sulfatase yields MKLLSFFFLFISLGAFSFGQNKDQPNVLFILADDLGKRDLSVEGSTFYESPNIDRIANEGVRFTNGYATCQVCSPSRASIMTGKYPARIDITEWIGAAMGEEWKRNTPMLPAIYNHNLDHNDTTLAEAFKAAGYTTFFAGKWHLGKEGSHPDDHGFDINIGGHHRGSPPGGFFSPYTNPRMESGPVGEYLPFRLADETEQFIREHKDEPFLAYLSFYMVHGPLQTTKELWEKYRVKALTQPKPTERFLIDRTSPVRQVQDHPIYGGMVEAMDSAVGQVLDTLDELGLAENTIVVFTSDNGGVSAGDGKATSNLPYRGGKGRQWEGGIREPYFIKWPGSPVNGLTIDTPVTGTDFFPTLLDLAGIPLMPEQHMDGVSLMPLLNGEGIEERPLFWHYPHYSNQRGDPSTIIREGFWKLIFYHEDRRIELYHLENDPGEHVDLAGNYPDLEKELLDKLLAWTEEVDAKFPAPNPNFSSQLFEAERRQTRLVDKPTLEKQHAEVLEPDWSPPNGWWEETGVAR; encoded by the coding sequence ATGAAACTACTAAGCTTCTTCTTTCTATTCATTTCCCTCGGGGCATTCTCATTCGGCCAAAATAAGGATCAACCGAACGTTCTCTTCATTCTCGCCGACGATTTGGGCAAACGAGACCTCAGCGTTGAGGGTAGCACCTTTTACGAGAGTCCCAATATTGATCGCATTGCCAACGAAGGTGTGCGGTTCACCAACGGCTACGCCACCTGCCAAGTGTGCAGCCCGTCACGCGCCAGCATCATGACCGGTAAATACCCGGCACGCATCGACATCACCGAATGGATTGGTGCCGCCATGGGTGAGGAGTGGAAACGGAACACCCCCATGCTCCCAGCCATCTATAACCACAACCTGGACCACAATGACACAACATTGGCAGAGGCATTTAAAGCTGCCGGTTACACCACCTTCTTTGCTGGCAAATGGCACTTAGGCAAAGAGGGATCCCATCCAGATGATCATGGATTCGATATAAATATCGGTGGTCATCATCGGGGCTCACCTCCCGGTGGATTCTTTTCGCCCTACACAAACCCACGCATGGAAAGCGGTCCCGTCGGTGAATATCTGCCCTTTCGATTAGCAGATGAAACCGAACAGTTCATCCGCGAACACAAGGACGAACCCTTTCTGGCCTATCTCTCCTTTTACATGGTGCATGGACCTCTTCAAACCACTAAGGAGCTCTGGGAAAAATATCGTGTGAAAGCCTTAACCCAACCGAAACCTACGGAGCGCTTCCTGATCGATCGCACTTCACCGGTTCGCCAGGTCCAGGATCATCCCATATACGGCGGCATGGTCGAAGCGATGGACTCAGCCGTCGGGCAGGTGCTCGACACACTCGACGAACTGGGATTGGCCGAGAATACGATCGTCGTATTTACCTCCGATAACGGTGGCGTTTCTGCTGGCGACGGAAAGGCAACTTCCAACCTGCCTTATAGAGGCGGCAAGGGCCGCCAGTGGGAAGGTGGCATTCGTGAGCCCTATTTCATCAAGTGGCCCGGAAGCCCGGTCAATGGTTTGACCATCGACACACCGGTTACCGGTACCGACTTTTTCCCTACACTACTGGATTTGGCGGGTATCCCACTCATGCCGGAACAGCACATGGATGGAGTAAGCCTTATGCCGCTTTTAAATGGAGAAGGAATCGAAGAACGTCCATTGTTTTGGCACTACCCCCACTACAGCAATCAGCGAGGAGATCCTTCCACCATCATTCGGGAAGGATTCTGGAAGTTGATTTTCTACCACGAAGATCGCCGCATCGAACTCTACCACCTGGAGAATGATCCAGGTGAACATGTTGATTTGGCAGGCAACTACCCCGACTTGGAAAAAGAACTTCTGGACAAGCTACTCGCCTGGACCGAGGAAGTAGATGCGAAGTTTCCTGCTCCCAATCCCAATTTCAGCAGTCAACTTTTTGAAGCTGAACGGCGACAAACGCGCCTGGTAGACAAACCTACTCTCGAGAAACAACACGCAGAAGTACTCGAACCGGATTGGTCACCTCCAAACGGATGGTGGGAAGAGACAGGCGTTGCCCGGTAA
- a CDS encoding 3-ketoacyl-ACP reductase: protein MKTAIVTGGSRGIGFGIASKLADEGWNVVINGMRPEEGVSEAMDALKAKGVEVAYARGDVGSAEGRAHIVDVGRKLAGGSVNLLVNNAGIGSPGRLDLFEAKEENFDLVLGTNLRGPFFLSQAVANDMVKAKEADDSFQGAIVNITSISSTVVSTNRLDYCIAKAGLSMMTQGFAARLGEYDIPVYEVRPGVIKTDMTAGVTDKYDKLIEDGLCVTKRWGYPEDIGKAVAALSRGDFPYSTGQVIMVDGALTMPRL from the coding sequence ATGAAAACTGCGATTGTAACAGGAGGTTCAAGAGGAATCGGGTTTGGCATAGCGTCCAAATTGGCTGACGAAGGTTGGAATGTGGTCATAAACGGCATGCGCCCTGAAGAGGGTGTATCGGAAGCCATGGATGCCTTGAAGGCCAAGGGCGTGGAAGTTGCCTATGCCCGTGGAGATGTAGGTTCAGCTGAAGGCCGGGCACACATCGTGGATGTGGGACGCAAGCTGGCGGGAGGATCTGTAAACCTTCTCGTTAACAATGCAGGTATTGGTTCGCCGGGCCGCCTGGACTTATTCGAGGCCAAAGAGGAGAACTTTGACTTGGTTCTGGGAACGAATCTTCGAGGACCTTTCTTCCTGAGTCAGGCGGTAGCCAACGACATGGTGAAAGCCAAGGAAGCTGACGACTCTTTCCAAGGTGCCATCGTCAACATCACCTCGATTTCATCTACGGTGGTTTCCACTAACCGTTTGGATTACTGCATCGCTAAAGCAGGTCTAAGTATGATGACTCAGGGTTTTGCCGCTCGCTTGGGTGAGTATGACATTCCAGTTTACGAAGTTCGCCCGGGTGTCATCAAAACCGACATGACCGCTGGCGTAACCGACAAGTACGACAAGTTGATAGAGGATGGTCTCTGCGTTACCAAACGCTGGGGTTACCCGGAAGACATTGGTAAAGCGGTAGCCGCTCTTTCACGAGGTGACTTCCCCTACTCGACCGGTCAAGTGATCATGGTCGATGGGGCGTTGACCATGCCGCGGTTGTAA
- a CDS encoding Gfo/Idh/MocA family oxidoreductase: MKTHTVGIIMNGVTGRMGKNQHLLRSICEIIKQGGVEVSPTERIMPDPILVGRNEIKLKELAELSGIEKWTTDLDSVMSDPAYPVYFDAQTTLRRADAVKAAATAGKHVYCEKPTAVDTKTAVELHNFCVEKGVKSGVVQDKLWLPGLVKFQRAVENGFLGRIFAVTGDFGYWVYEGDTIPAQRPSWNYRKEDGGGMMIDMLCHWRYVLDNLFGPVKSVMSRGAIHIPERVDEYGERYKATADDAAYSMFEIDGPDGEIMVNFNSSWVTRVRRDDLLTLHVDGTKGSALVTLRDCYIQHYSNTPKPIWNPDIDQPIDFYDDWSKVPDQEIYDNAFKVQWELYLRHIVLDEPFRWTLLEGAKGVQLAELGLQSWEDRKWLDVEDLV; encoded by the coding sequence ATGAAGACACACACAGTAGGCATTATCATGAACGGCGTCACAGGACGCATGGGTAAGAATCAACACTTGCTACGTTCAATTTGTGAAATCATTAAGCAAGGGGGAGTTGAAGTAAGCCCTACCGAAAGAATTATGCCTGACCCTATTTTGGTCGGTCGTAACGAAATCAAACTGAAGGAGCTGGCTGAGCTGTCCGGTATTGAGAAATGGACTACAGACTTGGATAGTGTGATGAGTGATCCGGCTTACCCGGTTTACTTTGACGCGCAAACAACCTTGCGGCGTGCCGATGCGGTTAAAGCTGCAGCAACTGCTGGCAAACATGTGTATTGTGAAAAACCAACCGCGGTAGATACCAAGACCGCCGTTGAGCTTCACAACTTCTGTGTCGAAAAAGGAGTGAAGAGTGGTGTCGTTCAGGACAAACTTTGGTTGCCTGGGCTGGTTAAATTCCAACGCGCCGTGGAGAATGGTTTTTTGGGTCGCATCTTTGCCGTGACTGGAGATTTTGGCTACTGGGTTTACGAAGGTGACACTATTCCAGCTCAACGACCTTCCTGGAATTACCGGAAGGAAGATGGTGGAGGTATGATGATCGATATGCTCTGCCACTGGCGTTACGTTTTGGACAATCTTTTTGGTCCTGTAAAATCGGTCATGAGTCGCGGAGCTATCCACATTCCAGAACGGGTTGATGAGTATGGGGAAAGATATAAGGCCACCGCAGACGATGCAGCCTACTCCATGTTTGAAATCGATGGTCCTGATGGTGAGATCATGGTTAACTTTAATTCTTCCTGGGTTACCCGGGTGCGCAGGGATGACCTTCTAACACTTCATGTGGATGGCACCAAGGGTTCCGCTCTGGTTACCTTGCGTGACTGCTACATCCAACACTACAGCAACACACCGAAACCTATTTGGAATCCTGATATCGATCAACCTATCGACTTCTATGATGATTGGTCCAAGGTGCCCGATCAGGAAATCTACGACAATGCATTCAAGGTGCAGTGGGAACTATACCTTAGACACATTGTGCTAGATGAGCCTTTCCGCTGGACTCTGCTTGAGGGAGCAAAGGGTGTGCAATTAGCTGAGCTCGGTTTACAGAGCTGGGAAGATCGCAAGTGGTTGGATGTAGAGGACTTAGTTTAA
- a CDS encoding sugar phosphate isomerase/epimerase: protein MSVSLDNLCVHTITTKPWSLETAAKKYSAAGVKGISIWLDSARAHADGLAAAGQMVRDEGLDIVSYVRGGFFPALDLSDRQKAIDENKQIIDEAAELGAPLIVLVVGATPGQSLFDSRQQITDGIAAVLPYAEAAGVKLGIEPLHPMYADSRSAVNTMAQSNEICDALDHPFLGIALDVFHVWWDDQLEEQTRIAGEKERLFAFHICDWKDQPEDMLNDRGLMGEGVIDIPLIRSWVNASGFSGYEEVEIFSNKYWAMDQDQYLELIKEAYLKS from the coding sequence ATGTCTGTAAGCCTCGACAATCTTTGTGTTCACACAATCACGACCAAGCCTTGGAGCTTGGAAACTGCGGCTAAGAAGTACTCCGCTGCCGGGGTAAAAGGAATCTCCATCTGGTTAGATTCAGCTCGGGCACATGCCGATGGGCTGGCTGCAGCAGGACAAATGGTCCGCGACGAGGGTCTGGATATAGTTTCCTATGTGCGTGGTGGATTCTTTCCAGCGCTGGACCTCTCGGATCGCCAGAAGGCCATAGATGAGAATAAACAGATCATCGACGAAGCCGCCGAATTGGGAGCGCCACTCATCGTGTTGGTGGTTGGTGCGACGCCTGGGCAATCGCTGTTTGATTCCCGCCAACAAATCACCGATGGCATTGCTGCTGTATTGCCATACGCAGAAGCAGCGGGTGTGAAACTTGGCATTGAGCCACTCCACCCGATGTATGCGGACAGCCGTAGTGCGGTAAACACCATGGCTCAATCCAATGAAATCTGCGATGCGCTGGATCACCCTTTCCTTGGAATCGCGCTCGATGTGTTTCATGTATGGTGGGACGATCAGCTGGAAGAGCAGACGAGAATTGCCGGTGAAAAGGAACGGCTCTTTGCCTTCCACATCTGCGACTGGAAGGACCAGCCGGAGGATATGTTGAATGACCGCGGTTTGATGGGCGAAGGCGTCATCGATATTCCTCTGATCCGTTCCTGGGTCAATGCGTCAGGATTTTCCGGATACGAAGAAGTAGAAATATTTTCAAATAAATACTGGGCCATGGACCAGGACCAATACCTCGAACTAATCAAAGAAGCATATCTGAAATCATAA
- a CDS encoding glycoside hydrolase family 88 protein: MKINTTLSPADLSSDLSRFWDLSGQKIKSIEDNYDFDSGAPVFTRDGKYTAMGWTEWTEGFVYGSSFLQYDATGDESFLEIGKKHTVGRMASHVSHVGVHDHGFNNLSCYGNWLRLIREGKIEGTKGDIDFCELALKVSGAVQAARWSTTHEGGGYIYSFNGPHSLFVDTIRSCRILMVAHALGHTLMGENDAPNSLLERAVQHISATANYNVFYGEGRDSYDEWGRTAHEAVFNTNDGRFRCPNAQQGFSGFTTWTRGLSWAMVGFAEELEFIDTLDDAAFVDFGGKEAFKATCLKGAKATCDWFIDNTATDGITYWDGGAPNLHRLGDWRNEVSNPYNDWEPIDSTAAAIGAQGLLRLGRYLGLESEDGKRYWQAGLTSMKSMLSAPYLSEDENHQGLLLHSIYHQPNGWDNVPEGQKVACNESSQWGDYHIREAALYLQRIINDETYYTFFGCL; the protein is encoded by the coding sequence ATGAAAATCAATACTACCCTTTCACCCGCTGATCTCAGCTCAGACTTGTCGCGGTTCTGGGATCTATCTGGTCAGAAGATTAAGTCTATCGAAGACAACTATGACTTCGATTCCGGCGCCCCTGTTTTTACCCGCGATGGAAAATATACCGCGATGGGTTGGACCGAATGGACGGAGGGATTTGTCTATGGATCATCTTTCCTCCAATACGATGCGACCGGAGATGAGTCGTTTCTAGAGATTGGCAAAAAGCACACCGTTGGTCGTATGGCCAGTCACGTGAGTCACGTCGGGGTGCATGATCATGGCTTCAACAATCTGAGCTGCTACGGCAACTGGTTACGCCTGATCCGTGAGGGTAAGATCGAGGGAACCAAAGGGGACATCGATTTTTGTGAATTGGCGTTGAAAGTGAGTGGTGCTGTTCAAGCAGCTCGTTGGTCTACTACCCATGAAGGAGGTGGATATATTTACTCCTTTAACGGACCGCACAGTTTATTTGTGGATACGATCCGCAGTTGTCGGATTCTCATGGTCGCTCATGCCTTGGGTCATACCCTCATGGGTGAGAACGATGCTCCCAACAGTTTGTTGGAGCGTGCGGTTCAGCACATTTCCGCAACCGCCAACTATAATGTTTTCTATGGTGAAGGTCGTGACAGTTATGACGAATGGGGTCGCACCGCTCACGAAGCAGTCTTCAATACCAATGACGGTCGTTTCCGTTGCCCGAATGCCCAACAGGGATTCAGTGGATTCACCACCTGGACGCGTGGATTGAGCTGGGCGATGGTGGGCTTTGCAGAAGAGCTGGAGTTTATCGATACACTCGACGATGCAGCGTTTGTCGATTTCGGAGGCAAAGAAGCCTTTAAAGCGACCTGTCTCAAAGGAGCCAAGGCGACCTGCGATTGGTTTATCGATAACACGGCTACCGATGGCATCACCTACTGGGATGGCGGAGCACCTAACTTGCACCGTCTCGGAGACTGGAGAAATGAAGTCTCCAACCCCTACAATGACTGGGAGCCGATCGATAGCACAGCTGCTGCCATTGGTGCCCAAGGTTTGTTGCGTCTAGGTCGTTATCTGGGTCTCGAGAGCGAAGACGGAAAACGTTACTGGCAAGCTGGCCTGACTTCAATGAAGTCAATGTTGTCGGCCCCTTATCTCAGTGAAGATGAAAACCACCAAGGTCTCCTCCTCCACTCTATTTATCACCAGCCAAACGGGTGGGACAATGTGCCGGAAGGTCAGAAGGTTGCCTGCAACGAATCCAGCCAATGGGGCGATTACCACATTCGTGAAGCAGCTCTCTACCTGCAACGGATCATCAACGACGAAACCTATTACACTTTCTTCGGATGTCTGTAA
- a CDS encoding XRE family transcriptional regulator produces MSSDVLSMPMFDFSVLREIRKRSGMTLNDLSEKSGVSLGVISKLERNQTQAEVSTLYKIGRVFGMRATDILTLAEAPISNKKQAQSYESEGFEFQSIQYGKAKCIVASAKEGAKISKPEVHHDDHEICWVLKGSIRLTLPQEAHVLNSGESIQFDAIQEHAYEALADSQIMIVHILKDKRF; encoded by the coding sequence ATGAGTTCGGACGTTTTAAGCATGCCCATGTTTGATTTCAGTGTTCTCCGGGAGATCCGGAAGCGCTCGGGTATGACATTGAATGACTTGTCCGAGAAGAGCGGTGTCTCCTTGGGAGTGATCTCCAAGCTAGAGCGCAATCAGACTCAGGCTGAGGTGAGCACGCTTTATAAGATTGGCCGTGTGTTTGGGATGCGTGCGACCGATATTTTGACCCTGGCCGAGGCGCCTATCTCTAACAAGAAACAGGCCCAGTCTTACGAATCCGAAGGATTTGAATTTCAATCCATCCAGTACGGCAAAGCGAAGTGTATAGTCGCCAGTGCCAAAGAAGGTGCCAAGATCTCCAAGCCGGAAGTGCACCACGACGACCACGAAATTTGCTGGGTGCTCAAGGGATCCATTCGTCTCACGCTTCCTCAGGAAGCGCATGTGCTCAATTCCGGGGAATCCATTCAATTTGATGCCATTCAGGAACACGCCTATGAGGCACTGGCCGATAGCCAGATCATGATTGTTCACATACTGAAAGACAAACGCTTCTGA
- a CDS encoding ADP-ribosylglycohydrolase family protein, with protein MNKTRYNLKEVFVFGLAVIFTGLIPKASEGQHSLSISHDQLADQMKGGLVGQLFGNLNGLVHEMTYIDEPGSVETYTPDLSNGAWTNDDTDIEWIYVYAMQESDRLFLSPEHIMKLWKEHIVDRSFFATGYSKRLMEIGIKPPLSGNRVLNPFADFNIAGHFLSESFGMIAPGLPETAGRIGLHYTTVCIDGEPAQMTQFFTAIYALAFFETNLDRLLDAGLASIDPSSSFYEVIQTTRQMVAENPTDWRRMRRLLKERYSKHNGELRDRNGYELNGAATVAALLYGKGDFAESLRLSFNFGWDADNSAASVGTILGTIKGYQWMEDQGWKVKDIYYNMTRLNMPLNETLSSFADRLTHLAVKTLVEEGKAVVQSGPEGTSYTFKQQSPVNILPVYPMDHQRDWMRIPLDFEIDRLLTSPGSKEDKARAVYFALAAGTAKEFREKYPDAWKQAVQDFQQFPRLGSILLAAEGRGIAAATTLRKSANEMGIEFVALPRLQGPQSWRPQ; from the coding sequence ATGAATAAAACCAGATACAATTTGAAAGAAGTCTTTGTCTTCGGCTTGGCGGTTATCTTCACCGGATTAATTCCCAAAGCCAGTGAAGGGCAACATTCGCTGAGCATCTCGCACGACCAACTGGCAGACCAGATGAAGGGCGGGCTGGTCGGACAACTATTCGGCAACCTCAATGGGCTCGTGCATGAGATGACCTACATTGATGAGCCAGGTTCAGTTGAAACTTATACTCCGGATCTGTCAAATGGGGCATGGACCAACGACGATACCGACATCGAATGGATTTACGTTTACGCCATGCAGGAATCTGACCGCCTGTTCCTGAGCCCCGAACATATCATGAAGCTCTGGAAAGAGCATATCGTAGACCGCTCATTCTTTGCGACCGGCTATTCCAAGCGGCTCATGGAGATCGGAATCAAGCCGCCGCTTTCAGGAAATCGGGTACTGAATCCCTTTGCCGACTTTAACATCGCAGGTCATTTTCTGTCAGAGAGTTTTGGAATGATCGCTCCCGGGCTTCCCGAAACCGCAGGCCGTATCGGATTACATTATACAACCGTGTGTATTGATGGTGAACCTGCTCAAATGACCCAATTCTTTACTGCCATTTACGCCCTGGCGTTTTTTGAAACGAACCTCGATCGTTTGTTAGATGCGGGACTCGCATCGATCGACCCGAGCTCAAGCTTTTATGAGGTGATTCAGACTACAAGGCAGATGGTGGCAGAAAACCCGACCGATTGGCGGCGGATGCGTCGCCTCCTGAAGGAACGCTACTCTAAACACAATGGGGAACTTCGCGATAGAAATGGCTACGAGCTAAACGGAGCCGCTACTGTGGCCGCCCTGCTCTACGGGAAAGGGGACTTCGCCGAATCCCTACGCTTGTCGTTCAATTTCGGGTGGGATGCCGACAACTCAGCCGCATCCGTCGGGACGATCCTGGGAACTATCAAAGGCTATCAGTGGATGGAAGATCAAGGTTGGAAGGTAAAGGACATCTACTACAACATGACCCGACTCAATATGCCCCTGAACGAGACCCTTTCTAGCTTTGCCGATCGCCTGACACATCTCGCGGTGAAAACACTGGTAGAGGAAGGCAAGGCCGTTGTGCAAAGCGGTCCCGAAGGTACTAGCTACACCTTTAAGCAACAGTCACCGGTAAACATACTTCCCGTATACCCGATGGATCACCAACGGGATTGGATGCGGATACCGTTGGATTTTGAAATAGACCGACTCTTGACGAGTCCCGGCAGCAAGGAAGATAAAGCCCGTGCAGTCTATTTTGCCTTGGCCGCAGGGACTGCCAAGGAGTTCCGGGAAAAGTATCCGGATGCCTGGAAGCAGGCGGTGCAAGATTTCCAACAGTTTCCTCGCTTGGGCTCTATTCTACTTGCGGCCGAAGGTCGTGGCATTGCCGCCGCTACCACGCTGCGAAAAAGTGCAAACGAGATGGGCATCGAGTTTGTGGCATTACCCCGTTTACAAGGGCCTCAAAGTTGGCGGCCACAATAA
- a CDS encoding sulfatase has protein sequence MALLGTSIFCPQIVVAEVDARPNILFIISDDISWAHASAYGDKVVKTPAFDQVAEEGVLFTNAFCSVPSCSPSRASILTGQDFWRLGEAANLRGTLHKDRFKVYPFILEEVGYQVGSHSKVWSPGSIRAGGWSHNPAGPAADHFQNFLKSLPEDKPFCFWQGSRDAHRPFAAGSGSQSGMKAEDVEVPPFFPDIPIVREDILDYYFEVQRFDRLVETHLRLLEETGRAENTIVVVTSDNGLPFPRGKADIYDYGTRMPLAISWPKGVPGGRVVHDFANLIDLAPTFLEAAGLKPPPDMTGKSLLPLLTSGKHGWVDPERDATYYGREAHSVHARISDNRRTYPSRAIRTKDFLYIRNFAPDRWPVGRQFKDVDPSPTRTYMLEHRAEMPQLYDLAFGKRPGEELYDLMKDPAQIVNVAGQAEYRNHQQALSARLERYLKRTNDPRIESDGDVFDHYPIWRAIPNSDPRSYERLDRGPGGG, from the coding sequence ATGGCACTACTCGGAACATCCATTTTCTGCCCGCAAATCGTGGTCGCTGAAGTAGACGCCCGGCCCAACATCCTTTTCATTATTTCAGACGATATCTCTTGGGCTCATGCAAGCGCCTATGGGGATAAGGTTGTCAAAACACCCGCGTTTGATCAGGTTGCCGAAGAGGGTGTGCTTTTTACAAATGCCTTCTGCTCAGTTCCGTCCTGCAGCCCTTCGCGTGCCTCGATCCTTACTGGCCAGGACTTCTGGCGACTGGGGGAAGCGGCCAATCTGCGGGGTACGCTCCACAAGGATAGGTTCAAGGTGTATCCGTTCATCCTGGAAGAGGTAGGGTACCAGGTAGGCAGTCACTCCAAAGTGTGGTCTCCGGGGAGCATAAGAGCGGGCGGCTGGTCACACAATCCGGCCGGACCGGCGGCGGACCATTTCCAGAATTTTCTCAAATCGTTGCCGGAGGATAAACCGTTTTGTTTCTGGCAGGGTTCGCGTGATGCTCATCGACCCTTTGCAGCGGGATCAGGTAGCCAATCGGGCATGAAGGCGGAGGACGTGGAAGTCCCTCCTTTTTTCCCGGATATACCGATAGTCCGGGAGGATATTCTGGATTATTATTTCGAAGTGCAACGCTTCGACCGATTGGTCGAGACCCACCTAAGACTGCTTGAGGAAACTGGCCGGGCTGAGAATACGATCGTCGTGGTGACCAGTGACAACGGACTGCCGTTTCCGCGTGGAAAGGCTGATATCTATGACTACGGCACGCGAATGCCGCTTGCGATCAGCTGGCCAAAAGGCGTGCCTGGAGGCCGAGTGGTTCATGACTTTGCGAACCTCATTGATCTGGCGCCCACCTTTCTTGAGGCCGCGGGCCTGAAGCCCCCTCCTGACATGACAGGCAAGAGCCTCCTCCCTTTGCTGACGTCGGGCAAACACGGCTGGGTTGATCCCGAGCGCGATGCCACCTACTACGGCCGCGAGGCGCATTCTGTCCATGCCCGTATCAGTGACAACAGGCGGACCTATCCTTCCCGGGCGATTCGGACCAAAGACTTTCTATACATTCGCAACTTCGCTCCGGATCGATGGCCGGTGGGAAGGCAATTCAAAGATGTCGATCCGAGCCCGACAAGAACCTACATGCTCGAGCACAGAGCCGAGATGCCACAACTTTACGATCTCGCATTTGGCAAACGGCCTGGCGAGGAACTCTATGATCTCATGAAGGACCCGGCCCAAATAGTGAACGTCGCTGGCCAGGCTGAATACAGGAATCACCAGCAAGCATTGTCCGCCCGATTGGAGCGGTATTTAAAGCGAACGAACGATCCACGGATAGAAAGCGACGGTGATGTTTTTGATCACTATCCCATCTGGCGCGCCATTCCAAATTCTGATCCCCGATCCTACGAGCGCTTAGACCGGGGGCCGGGTGGCGGCTGA
- a CDS encoding DUF1080 domain-containing protein — MIRKSIPSLIGLWLLLASLNTITANPDWTDIAEADLKLMGNYVGEWYDAPEKSYQDINPTLSAQVINVDVGVYDVKFVQNLDRRADPYHLAKGASLYEGSINYGQNGWSLKVDENGLTGYGDVYGKVAKFKLKRVELKSPTLGKKAPQGAKVLFDGSNFDAWVHTDGRPLTWTLTEEGYMEINPSKYHRGAMPPVGGPIITKDTFKDVRYHMEFRYPVEPGLTGQGRGNSGLFFQGSDVAIAFEVQILNSYGLGGYWNECGGLYRLVAPKVNAARPPLQWQTYDVEYKAARFKDGKLVKRPRITVRHNGVLIHNDQELFHATQHYEANRSNLPPQEPGPIMLQDHSNRIQFRNIWVEEL; from the coding sequence ATGATCAGAAAATCGATTCCTTCTCTAATTGGACTATGGCTCTTGCTGGCCTCGTTAAATACTATCACCGCCAATCCTGATTGGACCGACATCGCCGAAGCCGATCTCAAGCTTATGGGCAATTATGTCGGTGAATGGTACGACGCTCCCGAAAAGTCCTACCAGGACATCAATCCCACCCTCTCCGCTCAGGTCATCAATGTGGATGTAGGTGTTTACGATGTGAAGTTCGTGCAGAACCTCGATCGCCGTGCAGATCCTTATCATCTGGCTAAAGGTGCCTCTCTTTACGAAGGATCCATTAATTACGGTCAGAATGGCTGGTCCCTCAAAGTAGATGAAAATGGACTCACTGGCTATGGCGACGTTTATGGCAAAGTTGCTAAATTTAAACTGAAACGGGTTGAGCTCAAGTCCCCTACCCTGGGCAAGAAAGCGCCCCAGGGAGCCAAGGTTCTCTTTGATGGTTCCAACTTCGACGCCTGGGTCCACACCGATGGCCGCCCACTTACCTGGACGCTCACGGAAGAGGGCTACATGGAAATAAACCCAAGCAAATACCACAGGGGTGCCATGCCCCCAGTCGGTGGTCCCATTATCACCAAAGATACCTTTAAGGACGTACGCTACCACATGGAGTTTCGTTATCCTGTGGAACCAGGGCTTACAGGCCAGGGCCGTGGTAACAGCGGGCTCTTTTTCCAGGGTAGTGATGTCGCGATCGCCTTCGAAGTTCAGATCCTGAACAGCTATGGACTCGGCGGATACTGGAATGAGTGTGGTGGTCTCTATCGCCTGGTGGCCCCCAAAGTGAATGCCGCTCGCCCACCCTTGCAGTGGCAAACTTACGATGTGGAATACAAAGCTGCCCGCTTTAAAGATGGAAAATTGGTCAAACGCCCGCGCATCACGGTACGCCACAACGGTGTCCTAATTCACAACGACCAGGAACTCTTCCATGCCACGCAGCACTACGAAGCCAACCGATCCAATCTGCCTCCCCAAGAGCCAGGGCCGATCATGCTTCAGGATCACAGCAACCGAATCCAGTTCCGCAACATCTGGGTGGAAGAGTTGTAA